One part of the Candidatus Bathyarchaeota archaeon genome encodes these proteins:
- the glmM gene encoding phosphoglucosamine mutase has protein sequence MSARKLFGTNGVRGLVNVELTPEMAIKIGASIGTFFGKGKRLLLGHDARTSGSLFSQAVISGLISTGIEVYFAGMASTPALQFAVKNHSMDGGVIITASHNPPEYNGIKVIWSDGIETSHEQETEIEGIYFDNKIIYAPWDHLGAKHELPGINDEYKDAMKKHVDVAKIASKHFHVVVDAANSVGGIALPILLRELGCKVTTINANIDGTFPGRLPEPRPESLGDMAATVKAVGADMAVAFDGDADRSIFCDGNGVIYWGDKTFAVVIKQYLLKHPGAKIVTPVSSSTLIKDTVEAYKGQLIWTKVGSVTVSQTMKAEDANLGGEENGGIFYRPHQAVRDGAMTTALLLNIMADTGKSLGELVAEEPQYFIEKGKIECSDDKKEPLLAAITEQVKGENISTIDGVKIWFADSSAILIRPSGTEPVFRLYAEAKDQEKALKLVRDYTSRLEKLLATL, from the coding sequence ATGAGCGCACGAAAGCTTTTCGGAACAAACGGGGTTCGCGGGCTAGTCAATGTTGAGTTGACGCCTGAAATGGCAATTAAAATCGGGGCATCCATCGGAACATTCTTCGGAAAAGGCAAGCGACTGCTGCTGGGGCATGACGCAAGAACCAGCGGCTCCCTGTTCTCCCAAGCCGTCATCTCAGGTTTGATTTCGACGGGCATCGAGGTTTACTTTGCAGGTATGGCATCTACGCCTGCGCTGCAGTTCGCCGTCAAAAATCACAGCATGGACGGTGGAGTCATCATCACAGCTTCACATAACCCCCCCGAATACAACGGCATCAAGGTCATCTGGAGCGACGGCATCGAAACCAGCCACGAGCAGGAAACAGAAATCGAAGGCATCTACTTCGACAACAAAATCATCTATGCTCCATGGGATCACCTCGGAGCAAAACATGAGTTGCCGGGGATCAACGACGAATACAAAGACGCCATGAAAAAACATGTGGACGTCGCCAAAATCGCCTCTAAACATTTCCATGTTGTTGTGGACGCTGCCAACAGCGTCGGAGGCATCGCTCTGCCGATATTGCTGCGTGAACTCGGATGCAAAGTCACCACCATAAACGCCAACATCGACGGCACCTTCCCCGGGCGTCTCCCCGAGCCTCGACCGGAAAGCCTCGGCGACATGGCAGCCACCGTCAAAGCCGTCGGCGCAGATATGGCTGTGGCTTTCGACGGCGACGCTGACCGCTCAATTTTCTGCGACGGCAACGGCGTCATCTACTGGGGCGATAAAACATTCGCCGTCGTCATAAAACAGTACCTGCTAAAGCATCCTGGAGCCAAAATCGTCACGCCCGTCTCCAGCTCCACCCTCATCAAAGACACCGTTGAAGCCTACAAGGGACAGCTCATCTGGACCAAAGTGGGCAGCGTCACCGTTTCCCAGACTATGAAGGCTGAAGACGCCAATCTAGGCGGCGAAGAAAACGGCGGCATCTTCTATCGGCCTCACCAAGCAGTCCGAGACGGCGCCATGACCACTGCGCTGCTGCTCAACATAATGGCTGATACAGGAAAATCCCTGGGTGAACTCGTTGCAGAGGAGCCGCAGTACTTCATCGAGAAGGGCAAAATCGAATGTTCCGACGACAAAAAAGAGCCGTTGCTAGCAGCGATTACTGAGCAGGTCAAAGGCGAGAACATCAGCACCATCGACGGCGTCAAAATCTGGTTTGCCGACAGCAGCGCAATTCTGATTCGCCCAAGCGGCACCGAACCCGTCTTTAGACTCTACGCTGAAGCTAAAGACCAAGAAAAAGCATTAAAGCTAGTTAGGGACTACACTTCACGGCTTGAAAAACTCCTAGCAACCCTATAG